Genomic DNA from Patescibacteria group bacterium:
ATATTTTAAATAGGTAAAAATAAAAACAATAACAGTAATTGCCCCAGATGCCCAAAATATTTTTTTACTAAAATTCTCAATCTCTTCTTCAAATAAACTTTTACGCTCCTCAATTGATTGCAAGGCGTTCGCAATCTGACCGATTTTTGTTTGCATGCCTATTTTCAAAATCTCAATTTTGGCATTTCCCACATGAATCGAGGTGTCCATGAATATTTCCTCATTATTTTTTCTCTCTACTACTTCAGATTCACCCGTCAGTATCGATTCATCAATCTTTAAATTGTACGACTCCAAGATAAGCGCGTCGGCTGGCACAATATCACCCGCCTCTAACAAAACAATGTCACCAACCACCAAGTTGATAACTGATACTTCCGCAACATGTCCGTCACGAACAACCTGAACATTTGGAATAGAGTAATACTGCAAAGCCTCAATTGACCTTTCAGCCTTATATTCCTGAAAAAAACCGGATAGACCGGTTATTAAAACTATTATTAAAATTAAGACCGTATCAAAGAGATTGGAAGTTTGTCCAGGTAGATAACCAATAAAAAAAGAAATGGAGGCCGCCAAGACAAGAAGAATGATTAATGGCGATGTAAATTGTGATAAAAAAATTTTCCACGTGTTTGCCTTCTTTGTCCGCTTAATTTCATTTTTACCAAATTGTTTTTGCTTTTCCAAAACCGCCTCAGTGCTTAATCCTTGTGTAATCATGTAAAATTATCAATTAATAATAAATATTTATGCTAAAGAAAAAAATAAAATACCGCTAGCCACGGCAACGTTCAACGATTCCATATCTGGAGAAATATTTATTTTAACAAACTCATCAGTCAACACCTGGATAGACGAACTAACTCCATGAGCTTCACTGCCAAGCACTAAACAATACTTATTGTAGGCCTTAAAATCGCGTACATCCCGAGCGTCTTCCATTCTAGTTGAGATTATCGGCATCCTCGGTTTTATTTTTTTCAAAATTTCTAAGTCTTTATCAATATCAATATTCAATTTAAAAATCGCATCCTTGGATGCTTGGATAGTTTTAGGATTATAAAGATCAACGCAATGCTCATCTAAGACAACATTTTTAAAACCAAAGGCTAAGGCTGAACGCAAGATTGTGCCTAAATTACCCGGGTCGCTGATATTATTCAAATAGACAATTTTATCACTAAAATCGAGGTCGCGCTTTTTTATTTTATACACTGCACAAATACCAGACGGCGTCTCTAGACTAGAAAAAGCTTTATTTATTTGCTCATTGATCACAAAATAATCACCTGCTCGTTTTAAAATGTCAGGTAATCTTTCCGACTCGCTTTTCAAAAAAGTTTCAGTCACAAATAAAGACTCGAAAACAATCCCCGACTTCAAAGCATCGCTAATAATTTTCAAATTCTCCACTACAAACTCCCCCGCTTCTTCGCGATGTTTTTTTTGATTAAGTTTTTTCAAGTGCTTAATTTTTTCGTTGTCTTTGCTTATAATTTTCATACAATTTTATTGACTCCCTCGCCCCGCCGGGAGAGGGTTGGGGTGAGGGAGCCGTCACCGAAAATCTACCTCACCCTGCCCCTCTCCTATCCAGGAGAGGGAACTATATTGCTAATTTTTAATTATCTAAAATAAAATTTTCTTAAGCTCTCCTCGTCTCTCATTATAGTCCGGCAAAATACTACCAACTAAATCCCAAAATTTTTTCGAATGGTTCATCTCGCGCAAATGGCAAAGCTCGTGCACCACAACGTAATCCGCTAAATCCTTTTCTAAAAAAAGTAATTTATAATTAAAATTCAAATTCCGCTTCGAGCTACAACTCCCCCACACCTTTTTTTGATTCTTGATAAAAACTTTTTCATAGGGCAATTTCAATAAACCATTGTAGTGGGTCAATCTCTCAGTAATAAACCCTCGCGCCTGCTCTTTGTAATCCTGATACTTCTTGTCCTTAAAAAGATTGGCAAACGGATTATTCTTCGCCTTCTCAATAACCCCCACCACCCACTCGGAATTCTTTAAAAGAAATCCCTCAGCCAGCCAGCGATTGGCAAACCAGGGCACCGTCACGGTCAAACCCGAAGACTGACAATAGGAAATCCTCATCCGCCTTGAGCGCTTATTTTTTTTATACAGATAATCAACCAACTGGCCGTTTATTTTAAGTTGTTTTTTCATCTCAATTTAAATATAGGAATTTCTGAGTCAGCACTTGTGCGCATTGGTGCGCCCCAAGTACCAGCACCACTTGAAGTGTAAACCTGTAAATCACCAAAAGTATTTAAACCATGATCAAAACCTTTAAAAATAAAATCCGTAATCAAGCCAAAGGGAAACAATTGACCACGATGCGTATGTCCTGCCAAGAGCAAGTCGATGCCAGCATCAGCAAATTCATTAATCTTATCTGGAACATGGTGCAAGAGAATAGTCGGCTTAGCGCTCGAATAGTTTTGCCAAGTATGAATCTGATCTTGGTAGCTCATGCCACCCAACTGAAAAGCATAATTAATCCCTGCTAACTGCACACCATTCAAATCCACAAACCCATTGGACAAAAGATTGATGCCCACTTTTTTCAAGTCTGTATCAAGTTTTTCTTCGCCGGCATAAAAATCATGATTACCAGTAGTAAAATAAACTCCCATGGGCGCCTTAAGTCGTCCGATATGGCTAATCAATTGGTCCATGTTGCCGTCCGTACCATCAAATAAATCACCGGTAATCACAATCAGGTCTGGCTTTTCCTGATTAACTAAATCCAATAATCGTTGCACCGACTTCACACCATAGACTTGTCCAAAATGCGTGTCAGAAACCTGCATCACCCGCTTGCCCTGCCACGTCGCTGGCAAGTCCTTGAGGATAACATCAAAATTTTTCACCTTTACATCCGAGGCATGATATACTCCCCAGGAAGAAAACAAGAAAAAGAAGGCAAAAATAACAATACTAATTATTCTAAAATCAGCCCGACATTTTATCAAGCGATGCGGCCCTCTCAATACCCACAAAACAACCGAAGCCAAGAGAAAATTGACCAAATAGCCTAACCATAGAGAAGAAGCAATATAAAATAAACGAATCAACCAACTACTATCTACCCGCGCTAAAAAAGACGCCAAAATAAAACTAAAAGAAACGGCGATACCTACATAAAAAAGAATCTTAATGCCCCGTCGCTTTTCAATCGCAAAAAATCTAATTACGGAAAAATAAACAAACCAGTGCGTTCCTAGGATCACGGTCAAAACTACTGTTAGAAATAAAAAATAAGCTAGAAACATTTACTATAATAAAGATTAATAATACTTATTATACCAAATATCGAGAAAAATATCCAATTTAATCAATCTTTTCATTTTTATGCAACATTCCCAATGCAAACCAGAACAAAATGACTCCCATATGCAAACTCCACCACCAATGATCAAACATCATCATGAAAATCAGGGGCAAAAAGATGCCAATTTGATAAAGATCAACTTGATTCCTTTTTGCTCGTTCAAAAAGTTCACCAAAGATAAATTGTAATAAAGAGATAAACAAAATAAAACCAAACAAACCAACTTCCGCCCAAACTAACAAGAAAGAATTATGCACTGGTTGGTAAAACCAGTTCACCTGATCTGGTATTTTGGCTTTTTCCGCCAAAGTATAATTACCTAGGCCAACGCCGAAAAACCATTTTTCTTTAATAATACCAATCGAGTCGCTAATCAAACCACTACGTTCACTTGAAGAAATATTTTCTAACCGCGTATTACCGAACAAGCGATCGTCAACCAAGAGACCGAACTGCGAATAGAAAACCGCAAATAAAATTCCAGAAAATAATATAATTTTTAAAACTTGCAAGTAAACTAGTAAATTCTTCTTAACCACGGCTACAGCCAACATCGTAGCGACACCAAGCGCTAGACCGAGCCAGGCTGTACGCGAAAAAGTAAAAAACAGGGCTAATAGAGACGTAAAATACAAAAAAGAAAACAACAAAAAGATTTTATTAGCAATATTTTCTTCCTTATTCAAAGTTTTGATATACGCAAAAAGTAAAAATAAAATTCCTACCACCAACAATCCGCCCAAAATATTCGGATGGTCCTGTCCACCATAAGCTCGTAGCCATCTTTGCCAAATACCATCACCGCCCAAAACCTCCACCACTGAAACGCCCGCATCAGAAGGATTATGTGAAGCTAAGCCCAGCCACTTATACGCAAAACTCGACTGACTTAAGAATTGCCAAATCGCTAAAGCGGCTTGCGCAAAGATGCCCATAGCCAACCAAAAAATTACCCTAACTTTTTCAATTGGAAATTTCACCAACACAAAAAACAAACCAATCGCCAGCAAAAAACGTCCATACAAGAATAAGGCGATATGGCTATCAAAACCCGCAAAGATAGACATAAAAACAATAAACTCCAGGCCACCCACCAATGACAAAAGTGCATTTTTCATAAAAGGAACTTTCACCGTCTTTTCTTTCTTAAAACTATAAAACACAAACACCGCCAATAAGACCAAGATTAAAATATCAATGCCATACAAGCTCATCGTTTTATACTCCGAATAACCACCGTTAATCTCCCCTGCCTTAATAATCCAACGCGTTTGCAAGGGCAAGAAAAAAGCGACCGCGTAAATTAGTTTTTCAATAATTTTATTCATAATTTTTTCCATTATTTTAGTTGTCCAGCTATCTCGCTGTCTAGTTGTCTAAGTTTTATCAAATATAAATTTTTGTAATATTCTCGTCTATCATTCGAAATCAATTTTAACACGCCGTCATTAATCACTACGCGTGTATCTTTATTCATTAACTCCTTCAAAACAGGCGACATTACTTTTAATTGATAATTCTTCAAATTAATATCCAAGCCACCAATAAAAAGATCTATCACGTCGCGATAAAAAACAGAACTCTCTCGTCTAATCATTAAATCATTTTCAGTAACCGCCTCCGACCAATTCGGCATCTTATCTAAAAACCAGTTATTGGCTTGAATTAATTTATAATAATAGTTGTCACGACAATAAATCGGTAACAAATTCGCCAACCAAAAATAAAAATAAACATCATCCGCCATCATCAATTTTTGCAAATTTAAATTTTCCGTGGTCACAAAAAAACTCAAACAAATTTTATCCCTCACATTGTTTAGGGTTGGTCGCAAACCTAATAACTTCACCAAAACAACGGCAAAAAAGCGCGTAATCCAAATCCTCTTATGTTCAGTGACTATAAAAAGATCAATATCACTCTCCTCTTTCATATTATCAGACCCAATCACATTGCTAATCGCAATCATTTTAATCCACGGAATAAAACTAAAAATGCGCGCTATCTTCAAGGCCTTTTTCTGTTTCTTCTTCGCGATAATGCCTCGCTCCCTGCGTTGCTCATACAAGCTTTCGCGCCCTGGTAAAAAATAAAATCCGTCTTTCTCTTCTAAAAAATCACCCTCATCATTCAAAAAAGTCAAAATCTCGTCCAGACCACATTGATAATCACAAAACTTCCAAATTTCCATCACAGTTGGGGGAAATTCAAAGACATCAAAAAAGGCAACCACGCGCGTGATAGCCTCCTTTATTTTATTGTTTTTTTCTACTTGATTATCCATATTTTAACTAATCACCACTCTTTGGTCCGTCTAATAGCATTGCCTCAATCTCCGACTCGCCGCCGACAATCTTAATTACATCTTTATCAATCTTCTTAAATTCTTTATAGGCATTATTATAATGATTCACCGTCGTATTCATACTCGCACCTAATTTCTTTAAAAAATCATCATAACTATTAATATGCTTGCCCAATTTTTCCACGTTCACCTTAATACTCTTGGCACTCTCTTCAATTTGTAAGGCCCGTAAGCCCTGTAGGACAGTCTGCAAATAAGCCAAGAAAGATGTTGGCGACACGATAATGACATGCTTATCCTTGAAAGCATAGTCAATCAGGTCGCGTGTATTAATCTGCACCGTGCCAACTTTATTTACTAGTAAATCATAATAAATCGCCTCTGATGGAATAAACATAAACGCAAAATCCATCGTATTCTCCGCCTGCTTCACGTATTTACTCGTTTCATCGATGCGCATCTTCAAATCTTGTTTAAACAACTTCTCAAACTTCTCCCGCGTCTCCTGATCGGTCGCCGTCAAGATTCTTTCGTAATTTTCCAAACTGAATTTCGAATCGACGGGAATGATTTTGTCCTTCACAAACACCACAGCATCAACAATCGTGCCGTCCTTGAAA
This window encodes:
- a CDS encoding O-antigen ligase family protein; amino-acid sequence: MNKIIEKLIYAVAFFLPLQTRWIIKAGEINGGYSEYKTMSLYGIDILILVLLAVFVFYSFKKEKTVKVPFMKNALLSLVGGLEFIVFMSIFAGFDSHIALFLYGRFLLAIGLFFVLVKFPIEKVRVIFWLAMGIFAQAALAIWQFLSQSSFAYKWLGLASHNPSDAGVSVVEVLGGDGIWQRWLRAYGGQDHPNILGGLLVVGILFLLFAYIKTLNKEENIANKIFLLFSFLYFTSLLALFFTFSRTAWLGLALGVATMLAVAVVKKNLLVYLQVLKIILFSGILFAVFYSQFGLLVDDRLFGNTRLENISSSERSGLISDSIGIIKEKWFFGVGLGNYTLAEKAKIPDQVNWFYQPVHNSFLLVWAEVGLFGFILFISLLQFIFGELFERAKRNQVDLYQIGIFLPLIFMMMFDHWWWSLHMGVILFWFALGMLHKNEKID
- a CDS encoding DNA recombination protein RmuC; amino-acid sequence: MNLAIITVLLIILIAGIGVVIFLLLKNSSNGSDDKITTMLERLTGLGNQNKELRETLDRKLAETHRTTQEQYRNTQEQLGQTMKTVHGISGQSAKLISEVTEKLTKLDETNKQVVNFSEQLKNLQDILKNPKQRGVLGEYFLEETLKNVLPPNSYQMQYPFKDGTIVDAVVFVKDKIIPVDSKFSLENYERILTATDQETREKFEKLFKQDLKMRIDETSKYVKQAENTMDFAFMFIPSEAIYYDLLVNKVGTVQINTRDLIDYAFKDKHVIIVSPTSFLAYLQTVLQGLRALQIEESAKSIKVNVEKLGKHINSYDDFLKKLGASMNTTVNHYNNAYKEFKKIDKDVIKIVGGESEIEAMLLDGPKSGD
- a CDS encoding RNA methyltransferase, translated to MKIISKDNEKIKHLKKLNQKKHREEAGEFVVENLKIISDALKSGIVFESLFVTETFLKSESERLPDILKRAGDYFVINEQINKAFSSLETPSGICAVYKIKKRDLDFSDKIVYLNNISDPGNLGTILRSALAFGFKNVVLDEHCVDLYNPKTIQASKDAIFKLNIDIDKDLEILKKIKPRMPIISTRMEDARDVRDFKAYNKYCLVLGSEAHGVSSSIQVLTDEFVKINISPDMESLNVAVASGILFFSLA
- a CDS encoding M48 family metallopeptidase, whose amino-acid sequence is MKKQLKINGQLVDYLYKKNKRSRRMRISYCQSSGLTVTVPWFANRWLAEGFLLKNSEWVVGVIEKAKNNPFANLFKDKKYQDYKEQARGFITERLTHYNGLLKLPYEKVFIKNQKKVWGSCSSKRNLNFNYKLLFLEKDLADYVVVHELCHLREMNHSKKFWDLVGSILPDYNERRGELKKILF
- a CDS encoding metallophosphoesterase — protein: MFLAYFLFLTVVLTVILGTHWFVYFSVIRFFAIEKRRGIKILFYVGIAVSFSFILASFLARVDSSWLIRLFYIASSLWLGYLVNFLLASVVLWVLRGPHRLIKCRADFRIISIVIFAFFFLFSSWGVYHASDVKVKNFDVILKDLPATWQGKRVMQVSDTHFGQVYGVKSVQRLLDLVNQEKPDLIVITGDLFDGTDGNMDQLISHIGRLKAPMGVYFTTGNHDFYAGEEKLDTDLKKVGINLLSNGFVDLNGVQLAGINYAFQLGGMSYQDQIHTWQNYSSAKPTILLHHVPDKINEFADAGIDLLLAGHTHRGQLFPFGLITDFIFKGFDHGLNTFGDLQVYTSSGAGTWGAPMRTSADSEIPIFKLR